The following are encoded in a window of Acropora muricata isolate sample 2 chromosome 6, ASM3666990v1, whole genome shotgun sequence genomic DNA:
- the LOC136920943 gene encoding protein trunk-like has protein sequence MTSVLCDFQLWFLLISGLSLLTSFNSAGGATTFNLLQRTPDTDCQPVKSDRLRQRLGRAFNQHYMAMDGEDVLNNAHPLASEDLNHFATRKNITKRSTHVKQTTDPAQWTCETTKVWNDLGPKFFPRRVRSVICSSSTCWFKHFRCRPKHYTIKVLKKKEGLCLRVNSSAGIPRFEDFWELVDHQITVNCECGH, from the coding sequence ATGACTTCCGTCCTTTGCGATTTTCAGCTATGGTTCCTTTTGATCTCCGGCCTCAGTCTTTTAACGTCGTTTAATTCTGCCGGAGGTGCTACAACCTTCAATCTTCTACAGCGGACACCGGACACAGATTGCCAACCCGTCAAAAGCGACCGTCTTCGACAGCGTCTTGGGAGAGCATTTAACCAACACTACATGGCAATGGACGGCGAAGATGTACTGAACAATGCACACCCATTAGCCTCTGAAGATCTAAACCACTTCGCTACGCGCAAGAATATAACAAAGAGGTCTACGCATGTCAAGCAGACAACTGATCCCGCCCAATGGACGTGTGAGACAACGAAGGTCTGGAATGACCTGGGACCGAAATTCTTTCCCCGACGAGTGAGGTCAGTCATTTGTTCGAGTAGCACGTGCTGGTTCAAACACTTCCGGTGTCGACCAAAGCACTACACCATCAAAGTATTAAAGAAGAAAGAAGGCCTTTGTTTAAGAGTGAACTCTAGTGCAGGAATCCCAAGATTCGAGGATTTTTGGGAACTCGTCGATCATCAAATAACAGTGAACTGTGAATGCGGCCATTAA